The following proteins are co-located in the Nitrospirota bacterium genome:
- the panB gene encoding 3-methyl-2-oxobutanoate hydroxymethyltransferase, giving the protein MTIPEFQRQKRDKKKLAVVTAYDALFTRIVEQAGIDVILVGDSLGVVVQGQANTLSVTMEEILYHTKLVAGAAQRALVIGDMPFMSYQASQEDALRNAGRFLQVGAQAVKLEGGAAVVDRVAAIASIGIPVMGHLGMTPQSVHQYGGYKVQGKESDQARLLLRDAQALEAAGAFAIVLEAIPAELARTLTEQLTIPTIGIGAGPHCDGQVLVLYDLLGLFDDFVPKFVKPYAHLKTDALQALRRYKEEVEGGKFPSEKESYH; this is encoded by the coding sequence ATGACGATCCCCGAGTTTCAACGGCAGAAGCGCGACAAGAAAAAGCTCGCCGTCGTGACGGCCTACGACGCGCTGTTCACCCGCATTGTCGAGCAGGCCGGTATTGACGTGATCCTGGTCGGAGATTCATTGGGTGTAGTCGTGCAGGGGCAGGCCAATACGCTCTCAGTGACGATGGAGGAGATACTCTACCATACGAAGCTCGTCGCCGGGGCGGCCCAGCGGGCGCTGGTCATCGGCGATATGCCCTTCATGTCCTATCAAGCCAGTCAGGAAGACGCGCTGCGCAATGCGGGACGGTTCCTGCAGGTTGGGGCTCAGGCCGTCAAGCTGGAGGGTGGCGCCGCGGTCGTCGATCGCGTGGCCGCGATCGCCAGTATCGGCATCCCGGTCATGGGCCATCTCGGCATGACGCCCCAATCGGTTCATCAGTATGGCGGGTACAAAGTGCAGGGAAAAGAGTCGGACCAGGCGCGTCTCTTATTGCGCGATGCCCAGGCGCTTGAAGCAGCCGGCGCCTTTGCGATCGTACTTGAAGCGATTCCCGCCGAGTTGGCCAGGACATTGACCGAGCAATTGACCATTCCGACGATTGGGATCGGGGCCGGCCCGCACTGCGACGGTCAAGTCCTGGTGCTCTACGATCTCCTTGGACTGTTCGACGACTTCGTGCCGAAGTTCGTCAAACCCTATGCCCATCTCAAGACCGATGCACTTCAAGCACTTCGCCGTTACAAGGAAGAGGTGGAGGGAGGGAAGTTCCCAAGCGAGAAGGAAAGTTACCACTAG
- a CDS encoding symmetrical bis(5'-nucleosyl)-tetraphosphatase: protein MAIYAIGDIQGCLDPFRRLLDRIAFDPRTDRLWLAGDLVNRGPESLALLRFVHGLGETAQIVLGNHDLFLLAVAEGIATLRHKDTIHDILQAKDRDELIAWLRRQPLHHREESFLMVHAGLLPQWTIDEAVGLAREVESVLAGPNYRLFLQSLFHGPAPQWDPSLTGLERLVSIARVFTRLRTCTPTGEMSGFSGPPEQTPTGYFPWFRIPNRKQTETTVICGHWAALGLHIESNLLAIDSGCVWGKELTAVRLHDRHIFQVTGIQRAES, encoded by the coding sequence ATGGCTATTTACGCAATCGGCGACATTCAAGGTTGCCTCGACCCATTCAGACGGCTCCTCGACCGGATTGCGTTCGACCCTCGGACGGATCGATTGTGGCTGGCCGGAGACCTCGTCAATCGAGGCCCTGAATCGCTCGCCCTCCTCCGATTCGTGCATGGGCTCGGCGAGACCGCCCAGATCGTGCTGGGCAATCACGATCTCTTCTTGCTCGCAGTCGCCGAAGGCATTGCCACGTTACGACACAAGGATACGATTCACGACATCTTGCAGGCGAAAGACCGTGATGAACTAATCGCCTGGCTCCGCCGCCAACCGCTCCATCATCGAGAGGAATCGTTCCTGATGGTGCATGCGGGGCTCCTCCCGCAATGGACCATCGATGAGGCCGTCGGCTTGGCGCGTGAGGTTGAGTCCGTGCTGGCAGGCCCGAACTATCGTCTGTTCCTCCAGAGCCTGTTTCATGGACCGGCGCCACAATGGGATCCATCGCTGACAGGCCTGGAGAGGCTGGTGAGTATCGCGCGAGTCTTCACGAGACTCCGCACCTGCACTCCCACCGGTGAGATGTCTGGGTTCTCCGGTCCACCTGAACAGACACCCACAGGCTATTTCCCTTGGTTCAGAATTCCAAATCGGAAACAGACCGAGACCACGGTGATCTGCGGACATTGGGCGGCGTTGGGATTGCACATCGAGTCCAACCTATTGGCCATCGACAGTGGCTGCGTATGGGGGAAAGAACTGACGGCGGTGCGGCTGCACGATCGCCACATCTTCCAGGTCACGGGCATCCAACGAGCGGAATCGTGA
- a CDS encoding peptidylprolyl isomerase: MIATRFGEIEIAFFPDKAPEHVKNFVSLAKSGFYNGTIFHRVIPGFMIQGGDPNTKDLNKPETYGQGGPGHRLKAEFNEIPHRRGILSMARTSDPNSAGSQFYIVVKDSNFLDGQYTVFGEVVRGMDVADKIVSTPRNNRDLPNERVDMTITVVE; this comes from the coding sequence ATTATTGCCACGAGGTTTGGCGAGATCGAGATCGCATTTTTCCCAGACAAGGCCCCCGAACATGTCAAAAACTTTGTCTCGTTGGCAAAATCAGGATTCTACAACGGGACCATCTTTCATCGGGTGATTCCCGGGTTCATGATCCAGGGCGGCGATCCCAACACGAAAGATCTGAACAAGCCGGAGACCTATGGTCAGGGGGGACCGGGCCATCGGCTGAAAGCGGAATTTAACGAGATTCCTCACAGACGGGGGATTCTCTCCATGGCGCGCACGAGCGATCCCAATAGCGCCGGTTCACAGTTCTATATCGTCGTGAAGGATTCGAATTTTCTCGATGGGCAGTACACGGTGTTTGGTGAAGTCGTGAGGGGAATGGATGTGGCGGATAAAATTGTCAGCACACCAAGGAACAATCGTGACCTTCCGAATGAGCGTGTGGACATGACGATTACAGTGGTCGAGTAG
- a CDS encoding methylenetetrahydrofolate reductase, whose translation MSREPRRLKDVLDGGQFAVTIEYNPPKGTNISSVLENAKALVGRVHGVNVTDNTAAVVRAGSLSVCRLLYELGHDPVMQMTCRDRNRIAMQSDLMGASMLGIRNILCLTGDYPTVGDHKDAKPVYDLDSVQVMQLVQGLNNGRDMAGNKLDGSTAFSIGAAVTPEADPLGPMLAKFELKVKAGAQFFQTQAIYHPEQFASFMKAVRPFKAKVLAGILVLRNAKMAEFMNANIPGVSVPQEMIDELRAAGPERAEDVGVDIAVRTIKAVRPYCDGVHIMAIKATHRLSDIITRAEVG comes from the coding sequence ATGAGTCGAGAGCCGCGCCGGTTGAAGGATGTGCTCGATGGGGGGCAGTTCGCTGTTACGATTGAGTACAATCCCCCCAAAGGTACGAACATCTCCTCGGTGCTAGAGAACGCCAAGGCTCTGGTCGGGCGTGTGCATGGGGTGAACGTGACGGACAACACGGCCGCCGTCGTGCGGGCCGGGTCTCTTTCCGTTTGTCGCCTCCTCTACGAACTTGGCCACGATCCGGTCATGCAGATGACCTGCCGGGATCGGAATCGGATTGCCATGCAGTCGGATCTCATGGGCGCGTCCATGCTCGGCATCCGTAATATTCTCTGTCTCACCGGGGACTACCCGACCGTCGGAGACCACAAGGACGCGAAGCCCGTGTACGATCTCGACTCGGTTCAGGTCATGCAGCTGGTGCAGGGGCTGAACAATGGGCGGGATATGGCCGGCAATAAGCTGGATGGCTCCACGGCCTTTTCAATCGGTGCGGCTGTCACGCCGGAAGCAGATCCGCTGGGCCCCATGCTCGCCAAGTTCGAACTGAAAGTAAAGGCCGGCGCGCAGTTCTTTCAGACGCAGGCAATCTACCATCCTGAGCAGTTTGCGTCCTTCATGAAGGCGGTGCGTCCGTTTAAGGCCAAGGTGCTGGCTGGTATTCTCGTGCTTCGGAACGCCAAGATGGCGGAGTTCATGAACGCGAATATTCCCGGCGTGTCGGTCCCGCAGGAGATGATCGACGAACTCAGGGCCGCCGGTCCCGAGCGGGCGGAGGATGTCGGCGTGGACATCGCAGTGCGGACGATCAAGGCGGTGCGGCCCTACTGCGACGGGGTGCATATTATGGCGATCAAAGCCACACACCGGTTGTCCGATATCATCACCAGAGCAGAAGTGGGTTGA
- a CDS encoding peptidylprolyl isomerase — translation MMRDAVTMRSVMLCGLVLAIGLLTGCGGKAEVKPVVPPPAPGPRAIIKTKFGEIHFKFFPDVAPNHVANFIKLAKSGFYDGTIFHRVIPGFMIQGGDPNTKNSLRKETYGAGGPKDEKGNPILLKAEFSDILHKRGIVSMARATEPDTAGSQFFIVVEPSHFLDGKYTAFGEVTKGLGIADRIVSLPKNDHDLPNERIEMTVTIVE, via the coding sequence ATGATGCGTGATGCGGTCACCATGAGGAGCGTCATGCTCTGTGGACTGGTATTGGCGATCGGCCTGCTCACCGGCTGTGGAGGAAAGGCGGAGGTGAAACCGGTTGTGCCTCCTCCTGCCCCTGGTCCGAGAGCCATCATCAAGACCAAATTCGGGGAGATTCACTTCAAGTTCTTTCCCGATGTGGCGCCGAACCATGTTGCAAACTTTATCAAGCTGGCCAAGTCAGGATTTTACGATGGGACGATTTTTCACCGGGTCATTCCGGGGTTCATGATCCAGGGCGGTGATCCCAACACCAAGAACTCGTTGCGCAAGGAGACGTACGGAGCCGGTGGGCCGAAGGATGAGAAGGGAAATCCCATCCTCCTCAAGGCGGAGTTCAGCGATATCCTTCATAAGCGCGGTATTGTGTCGATGGCACGAGCGACGGAGCCCGATACGGCCGGGTCGCAATTTTTCATTGTGGTCGAGCCTTCTCATTTCCTCGACGGCAAATACACGGCATTCGGCGAGGTGACCAAGGGCCTTGGTATCGCTGACAGGATCGTGAGTTTGCCAAAAAACGATCACGATCTGCCGAACGAGCGGATCGAGATGACGGTGACGATTGTCGAATAG
- a CDS encoding sterol desaturase family protein: MEWIEWLLSLEFRQFLLETNLFFPLLFVVRLFGVTLLESVVPARNVPTRSILFLDIIGSAVLVYLMTPAASYLRSFIAVRPTIPELILTLPTMVVVLLYYVVGDFGAYWMHRFWHLGPIWPIHKWHHSPTSMYWLAGYRASLLQLVLQGLPWIFAYSVLGMAPWWIFLAVTTSHILLNDWMHMNVSWRSNWLEWVFVTPRFHHVHHSDNLTLSNANFGVTFSIWDRLFGTYVNPESVKEPLSFGIGEKVPLVRLAIGV, encoded by the coding sequence ATGGAATGGATTGAATGGCTCCTCAGTCTGGAGTTTCGACAGTTCCTGCTCGAGACTAACTTGTTTTTCCCGCTGCTGTTTGTCGTGAGGCTTTTCGGTGTGACCTTGCTCGAGAGCGTTGTTCCAGCACGAAACGTTCCCACTCGTTCGATACTCTTCCTGGACATCATTGGGTCCGCAGTGCTTGTGTACCTCATGACTCCAGCCGCAAGCTATTTGAGAAGTTTTATTGCGGTCAGACCCACGATCCCGGAGCTGATCCTCACCCTACCGACGATGGTGGTCGTTCTCTTGTATTACGTTGTCGGTGACTTCGGTGCCTATTGGATGCATCGGTTCTGGCATCTTGGCCCGATTTGGCCTATCCACAAATGGCACCATTCTCCGACCTCCATGTATTGGCTAGCCGGCTACCGAGCATCGCTCCTTCAGCTTGTGCTCCAAGGTCTACCCTGGATCTTTGCCTATTCAGTGCTAGGCATGGCCCCTTGGTGGATCTTCCTGGCCGTGACAACCTCTCACATTCTGTTGAATGATTGGATGCATATGAACGTGTCCTGGCGATCGAATTGGTTGGAGTGGGTATTTGTCACGCCGAGGTTCCATCATGTGCATCATAGTGACAACCTTACCCTGTCCAACGCCAACTTTGGTGTCACCTTCAGCATCTGGGATCGCCTGTTCGGGACCTATGTCAATCCTGAGTCGGTGAAGGAACCACTATCATTTGGGATCGGTGAGAAAGTACCGCTTGTCCGTCTGGCGATAGGTGTCTGA
- the folD gene encoding bifunctional methylenetetrahydrofolate dehydrogenase/methenyltetrahydrofolate cyclohydrolase FolD — MAARLIDGKALALQVRARLATESAAVLAKIGMRPGLATILVGDDPASHQYVKSKQKACEEAGIYIDDHKLPASTTQAELLALIEKANADPKIHGILVQLPLPKHIESRVVLEAVSPNKDADGFHPYNFGRLVEGSPVFEACTPKGVIKMIESIGVGIEGKRAVVLGRSNIVGKPLALMLLQRNATVTICHSKTKDLAAVCREAELLLVAIGKAKFVTADMVREGAVVIDVGTNRWTDGKLCGDVDFESVSQKAGWISPVPGGVGPMTIAMLLENTVESAKRMAGMM; from the coding sequence GTGGCAGCACGATTGATCGACGGCAAAGCATTGGCATTGCAAGTACGGGCGAGGTTGGCAACGGAATCGGCGGCGGTCCTCGCGAAGATCGGGATGAGGCCAGGGTTGGCCACGATTTTGGTAGGTGACGATCCCGCGTCACATCAGTATGTGAAGAGCAAACAGAAGGCCTGCGAAGAGGCAGGCATCTATATTGACGACCACAAGTTGCCTGCCAGCACGACGCAGGCCGAGTTGCTGGCGTTGATCGAAAAGGCAAATGCCGATCCAAAGATCCACGGCATTCTGGTGCAGCTCCCGTTACCGAAACATATCGAGAGCCGGGTGGTCCTCGAGGCCGTATCGCCGAATAAAGATGCCGACGGGTTCCATCCCTACAATTTCGGCAGGCTGGTTGAAGGAAGTCCGGTGTTTGAGGCCTGCACGCCCAAGGGTGTCATCAAGATGATCGAGTCTATCGGTGTGGGTATTGAGGGGAAACGTGCGGTGGTGTTGGGCCGCAGCAATATTGTCGGCAAGCCGTTGGCCCTTATGCTCTTGCAGCGCAATGCTACCGTGACGATTTGTCATTCCAAGACGAAGGATCTGGCCGCGGTCTGTCGTGAGGCGGAGTTGTTGCTCGTGGCGATCGGGAAGGCCAAGTTTGTGACGGCCGACATGGTGCGAGAAGGAGCGGTCGTAATCGACGTGGGCACCAATCGGTGGACAGACGGGAAGCTCTGCGGCGATGTCGACTTTGAATCGGTCAGTCAGAAGGCCGGCTGGATTAGTCCTGTGCCCGGTGGCGTCGGGCCGATGACGATTGCGATGTTGCTGGAGAATACGGTGGAGTCGGCCAAACGTATGGCGGGAATGATGTGA
- a CDS encoding DUF309 domain-containing protein: MIEPQPPDPTWLRYSTKPFPSYRFLPGKNPHPRRNPLGHSYCQPDPKLLAFPREHWQQSEDYLQGIDLYNYAYWWECHEVFEALWHAAGHGTEQGNFFQALIHLAAANLKRFLGHEQAARNLTRSGLVRLQHLPQHYMGIDVIALAEQYGTLSAPFVSATPYQIRLSP, translated from the coding sequence GTGATTGAGCCTCAGCCTCCTGATCCGACTTGGCTCCGTTACTCAACGAAGCCGTTTCCATCCTATCGATTCCTTCCGGGAAAAAATCCGCACCCGCGGCGCAATCCTCTCGGCCATTCCTACTGTCAGCCTGATCCGAAGCTCCTCGCCTTTCCACGAGAACATTGGCAGCAGTCAGAGGATTACCTCCAGGGCATCGACCTCTATAACTACGCCTACTGGTGGGAATGCCACGAAGTGTTTGAAGCGCTGTGGCATGCCGCGGGCCACGGCACCGAGCAAGGAAATTTCTTCCAAGCCCTCATCCACCTCGCCGCTGCGAACCTCAAACGATTCCTCGGCCATGAACAAGCTGCACGAAATCTTACGCGGAGCGGGCTCGTCCGATTGCAACACCTGCCTCAGCACTATATGGGAATCGATGTCATCGCATTAGCTGAACAGTACGGGACTCTTTCAGCACCCTTCGTGAGTGCGACGCCCTATCAAATCCGCCTTTCGCCGTGA
- a CDS encoding ATP-binding protein, translated as MTPDQQSAPLALIVDDDAVTRLLARAALESIGWSVEEAENGLDAVAAVGRLHPDIVLLDVMMPEMNGYAACTAIRKLPGGEHTPVLIMTGLDDYHSITQAYDAGATDFITKPLNGLLLAHRARYIVRSSRVLQELRTSQASLARARDAALEGTRLKSEFLATVSHEIRTPMNGVLGMADWLLDTQLTPEQRDCAGTIRTSGESLLLLIDDLLDFSKLDSGKLQLEEIDFDMSHLLEDVVGLFRKRAACNGVKLACLIQAQIPTGLRGDSGRLRQVLRNLLDNAVKFTERGEITVRADVDEQPDGQDPIDAARPSASGPIIGKSSHIVRIRFSVADTGIGITPEAWTSIFEPFTQADGSTTKKYGGAGLGLAICQQLVVLMGGAISMDSEPGRGSTFQFTVPLEYTTE; from the coding sequence GTGACGCCTGATCAACAGAGCGCCCCCCTCGCCTTGATCGTGGACGATGATGCAGTGACGCGGCTGCTGGCACGCGCCGCGCTGGAAAGCATAGGGTGGAGCGTCGAAGAGGCCGAGAATGGGCTGGACGCCGTGGCGGCCGTTGGGCGGCTCCATCCCGATATTGTATTGCTCGATGTCATGATGCCGGAAATGAACGGATACGCGGCCTGTACGGCGATCCGAAAGCTTCCAGGAGGAGAGCACACTCCCGTGCTCATCATGACCGGTCTAGACGATTACCATTCCATCACACAGGCCTACGATGCCGGGGCGACCGACTTCATCACCAAACCGCTGAACGGACTCCTGTTAGCACATCGCGCCCGATACATCGTACGATCGAGCCGCGTCCTGCAGGAGTTGCGGACCAGCCAAGCGAGCCTGGCCCGGGCTCGCGATGCGGCTCTCGAAGGCACACGGCTCAAATCGGAATTTCTTGCCACGGTCAGCCACGAGATCAGGACACCCATGAACGGGGTCCTCGGCATGGCAGACTGGCTTCTGGACACCCAACTGACGCCTGAACAACGTGACTGTGCGGGCACCATTCGCACCTCGGGTGAATCATTACTCTTGCTCATTGATGACCTTCTCGATTTCTCGAAGCTCGACTCCGGCAAGCTGCAATTGGAGGAAATCGATTTCGACATGAGCCATTTGCTCGAAGACGTCGTCGGTCTGTTCAGGAAGCGAGCGGCGTGCAACGGGGTGAAACTGGCCTGTCTCATCCAGGCGCAGATACCGACCGGACTGCGCGGAGATTCCGGTCGATTACGCCAAGTTCTGCGCAATTTGCTAGATAATGCCGTCAAGTTTACCGAGCGCGGTGAGATCACGGTCCGTGCGGACGTGGATGAGCAACCGGATGGGCAGGACCCGATCGATGCCGCCAGGCCTTCTGCATCAGGGCCGATCATTGGAAAGAGTAGTCACATCGTCAGAATACGGTTCTCCGTCGCCGATACGGGAATCGGCATCACGCCGGAGGCATGGACGAGTATTTTTGAACCCTTCACCCAAGCCGACGGATCGACCACAAAAAAATACGGCGGCGCGGGATTGGGGCTGGCGATCTGTCAGCAGCTCGTCGTCCTCATGGGTGGAGCCATCAGCATGGACAGCGAACCAGGCCGTGGCAGCACCTTTCAATTTACCGTCCCCCTGGAATACACGACGGAATAG
- a CDS encoding PilZ domain-containing protein: MSQEKEQKIRKTRRVELRCTIGFSSGELEGDATVTNISTTGCRAESDINMAEGLDVHVLLHLPDQSPPVKIERASVRWVSDNAFGLNFILFFPSEQARLRALLEDIP, from the coding sequence ATGAGCCAAGAGAAAGAACAAAAAATCAGGAAAACACGCAGGGTGGAGCTGCGTTGCACGATCGGATTTTCTTCAGGGGAGCTCGAAGGGGACGCCACGGTCACGAACATCTCGACGACCGGCTGCCGAGCCGAGTCTGACATCAATATGGCCGAAGGGCTCGACGTCCACGTCCTCCTTCACCTTCCAGACCAATCCCCGCCGGTAAAGATCGAGCGGGCCTCAGTACGTTGGGTCTCAGACAACGCGTTCGGCCTCAATTTCATCCTCTTCTTCCCGTCCGAACAAGCCCGCCTTCGCGCACTCCTCGAGGACATCCCATAG